A part of Haloarchaeobius sp. HME9146 genomic DNA contains:
- a CDS encoding SDR family oxidoreductase — MSVTFDFSDRVAIVTGASGALGSAVVAAFREAGATVCAVDIVPPSDENSLLEPDDDTHFYETDLTDELGVETLVDNVVSDHGRIDCLCNVAGTWRGGNPIDETDLAEFEFLVNVNLKSAFLTSKHALPHLREREGAIVSVSARSSLEGGEGDGPYRITKAGIRLLTETLAEENLGEVRANCVMPSVLDTPMNREMMTPKDEWVDPADVAQVMLFLCSDAASVTSGAAVPVYGEA, encoded by the coding sequence ATGTCGGTAACCTTCGACTTCTCCGACCGCGTCGCCATCGTGACGGGAGCATCCGGGGCCCTCGGCAGTGCCGTCGTCGCCGCCTTCCGCGAGGCTGGCGCGACCGTCTGTGCCGTCGACATCGTCCCACCAAGCGACGAGAACTCGCTGCTGGAGCCGGACGACGACACACACTTCTACGAGACCGACCTGACCGACGAACTCGGCGTCGAGACGCTGGTCGACAACGTCGTCTCGGACCACGGCCGCATCGACTGCCTCTGCAACGTGGCCGGCACCTGGCGCGGCGGGAACCCCATCGATGAGACCGACCTGGCGGAGTTCGAGTTCCTCGTGAACGTCAACCTGAAGTCCGCGTTCCTCACCTCGAAGCACGCCCTGCCGCACCTCCGCGAGCGCGAGGGTGCCATCGTCTCCGTCTCGGCGCGGTCGTCACTGGAAGGCGGTGAGGGCGACGGCCCGTACCGCATCACCAAGGCGGGCATCCGTCTCCTGACCGAGACGCTCGCCGAGGAGAATCTCGGAGAAGTGCGGGCGAACTGCGTGATGCCCTCAGTGCTGGACACCCCGATGAACCGGGAGATGATGACGCCGAAGGACGAGTGGGTCGACCCGGCCGACGTGGCGCAGGTGATGCTGTTCCTCTGCTCGGACGCTGCCAGCGTGACCAGCGGGGCCGCAGTGCCGGTCTACGGCGAGGCCTGA
- a CDS encoding helix-turn-helix domain-containing protein: MKSVGLRLRPAEGAFPGVDEALAGIPGVTREGIQHLEWLADGTYAMLYRVSGGDEVAIGEVLTAHDEVLQHDMVSAGADQYYVFVNVAEQESVSALLQILDEHRLLLDPPLRVTDDGLCVTVAGDGDALQAAFADVTDVEVPIEVEWTGGYRPGEPAALSRLTDRQREALEAAHSLGFYETPREASFEDIGEALSCSPSTANELLRRAEARVVSSLLDG, translated from the coding sequence ATGAAGTCCGTTGGGCTGCGACTCCGACCGGCCGAGGGAGCCTTCCCGGGCGTGGACGAGGCGCTCGCAGGGATTCCGGGTGTGACCCGCGAGGGCATCCAGCACCTGGAGTGGCTTGCGGACGGGACCTACGCGATGCTGTACCGCGTCTCGGGTGGCGACGAGGTGGCCATCGGAGAGGTGCTGACAGCCCACGACGAGGTGTTGCAACACGACATGGTCTCGGCGGGGGCGGACCAGTACTACGTGTTCGTGAACGTCGCCGAGCAAGAGTCTGTCAGCGCACTGCTCCAGATTCTCGACGAGCATCGGCTGTTGCTCGACCCGCCGCTCCGGGTGACCGACGACGGGCTCTGTGTGACCGTGGCGGGAGACGGCGACGCCCTGCAGGCCGCGTTCGCGGACGTGACCGACGTCGAGGTTCCAATCGAGGTGGAGTGGACCGGCGGGTATCGACCGGGTGAGCCCGCAGCGCTCTCGCGGCTCACCGACCGCCAGCGCGAGGCGCTGGAAGCGGCCCACAGCCTCGGGTTCTACGAAACCCCAAGGGAAGCGTCGTTCGAGGACATCGGGGAGGCACTTTCCTGCTCGCCAAGCACCGCGAACGAGCTGTTGCGCCGGGCGGAGGCGCGGGTCGTTAGTTCCCTGCTGGACGGGTGA